From Entelurus aequoreus isolate RoL-2023_Sb linkage group LG22, RoL_Eaeq_v1.1, whole genome shotgun sequence, one genomic window encodes:
- the LOC133639590 gene encoding uncharacterized protein LOC133639590 isoform X2: MATTTSESEEERKTSKVRKKVRKEENKRCYMHLSSVNNEDVQHFTRTRWDTYRNYLKQWLCLQDQNKHLAEIYKHCSDVDFDAIPDDAGFHATCYRRFTDKSALFYAEKRTARAVGEPSAAAGLPVASAGPVLPAICIICQKVEKYTRVGGKRQRDQLTQAETVSAGQLLKAAEIKKDAAILLHINDKDCVAIEVRYHRTCYRQYTRFLSLSTATHTATRDEEIQPFADSYNLFCDQVIRQRIIIDKEVLRMNKLRKLFVDTVKKHEDLDASGYRRDKLKRRLVRDFPQLVFHCPPQRNVSEMVFVETLSLADRVPLPSGTSPSTTESTEVSQAESQAESDSEHTASTTAGQNTTENTRTLYSAGLILKRLLSDSPGMKCPWPPTAEDLNVSEAKSVVPVELYNFIAWIIGATEEPTLACYVDVPDDVNLKVISLCQDIVYLASKGRKQTPKSLCLGLTVRHLTGSSNVLSLLNRLGHCASRDTVVSLDTSLAQLQLLEGRNKIPKGFAQKAPTILVWDNIDFGEETLSGHGTTHHTNGIMLQSSVTETVSRTERQPLQKAVKSFKPPPSYPVEHYQQSKRHGPQNLSHHGSVPLDAETYRLNTVSAAKTELAYVSVKYTDAEACTVPSWTGFHTLLQSGATLPKSALYYLPVIEASPTEMSTVNTILKRSVEIADQLALDHVVVVFDQAIYAKAQQIRWKDQELTKRLVIRLGEFHTCMSFLGIIGKRFGDAGLQDILIESEVVAPGSINGVISGHHYNRSMRAQKLMYESLQRARFSTFLDSLTPAGRDECMAVISEIKDTFPDRTVDVLCANQKFDQMCSKYALFVEKRTAENPTFAFWSSYIDMVQILLLFVRATRESDWQLHLSTVRLMMAWFFAYDRVNYARYLPTYWMEMVNLPITHPSCHKDLSVKGQWTVQRQSAHGFASIACDQAIEQTCNRDSKTKGGWTGITLNRAAVSRWILSQHERAAIARQCESMSGKSPETRRRKDLDRSRIHADEEAVTRISSTIDSMLNPFDLHQDGIVCLSSGTVASEGVKKDLLAAPERGEEAVKVFIDQRLLTKSVDIFAPIKAQKLKTFSDQAKTKTKSAAAKDVILRADKKLFSRLLIIGQSRKVDLRQILSYSLGTVSYPLASTDGSLAKTDKSALMNILENKDKDCLVQQVPSDGAILFDGMAVIQAMHSKPATFGELADNLLQYVVKIALQHKCTRIDFVIDQYPEISIKNLERSRRAEGGTQQVQIYGRDQKAPTQWKKFLSNGTNKAALAEFLFVAWRDADLTILGRDFSLYIAHGELCHCVTVKEGSQTVSAVHELTCDHEECDTRVFLHAQHAAQEHQTVVIKSPDTDVAVIAVSLQRALQCSLYFFTGVGNRTRIIDVAKVAAALGNSVCSALIGIHTFTGCDSTSAFHGKGKRKTFSLACQKDEYLTAFSNLGSSFNLDQSTFKTLSKYVCHLYGQASAKDVNDARYKAFCMASSALPELSIPPTSDALHQHCKRANYQAAVMRHSLTGMMCAPSPIGNGWYIEDGELTVRWMTRNPAPDSVLQVVHCGCKTSKCETERCSCMSAKMSCTDLCHCQNCGNVSKETEERGAWDDDTDESDIDE; this comes from the exons atggcgacgacaacatccgagagtgaagaggaacgaaagacctcaaaagttagaaaaaaagtgcgtaaagaggaaaataaaagatgctatatgcatctttcatctgtgaacaatgaggacgtccagcacttcactcggacacggtgggacacatacagaaactatttaaaacagtggctttgtctgcaagaccagaacaagcatctggcagaaatctataaacattgctcggatgtagattttgacgctattcctgacgacgctgggtttcacgcaacatgctaccgacgttttacagataaatctgcattgttttatgccgagaaaaggaccgcacgggcggtgggagaaccatctgcagccgcag gtttgcccgttgcttctgccggccccgtcctgccagccatctgtataatttgtcaaaaagtggaaaagtacactcgtgtgggaggaaaacgccagagggatcaactcacacaagcagaaaccgtgtcggcag gcCAGTTGCTGAAGGCAGCTGAGATTAAGAAAGATGCTGCCATTCTTCTGCACATCAACGACAAAGACTGTGTTGCTATAGAGGTCCGGTACCATAGGACCTGTTACAGACAGTACACCAGGTTCTTGTCACTGTCTACAGCAACGCACACTGCAACCAGAGATGAAGAAAT acaACCCTTTGCTGACAGCTACAACCTCTTCTGTGACCAAGTGATCCGTCAAAGGATTATAATTGACAAAGAGGTGCTGAGAATGAACAAGCTAAGGAAGTTGTTCGTGGACACCGTTAAGAAGCACGAAGATCTTGATGCTTCAGGCTACAG GAGGGATAAACTGAAAAGAAGGTTGGTCCGTGATTTCCCCCAGCTGGTTTTCCACTGCCCTCCCCAGCGCAACGTCTCTGAAATGGTTTTTGTTGAGACATTATCGTTAGCAGACAGGGTACCTCTGCCATCAGGCACATCACCATCAACTACCGAGTCAACTGAGGTGAGCCAAGCTGAAAGCCAAGCTGAAAGTGACAGTGAACACACGGCTAGTACAACAGCTGGTCAGAATACCACGGAGAACACAAGGACACTTTACAGTGCAGGGCTGATATTGAAGCGCCTTCTAAGTGACTCTCCCGGTATGAAATGCCCGTGGCCTCCCACAGCAGAGGATTTAAATGTATCTGAAGCTAAATCTGTTGTGCCTGTTGAACTGTACAACTTCATTGCCTGGATTATAGGTGCAACAGAAGAGCCAACACTAGCCTGTTATGTTGATGTTCCTGATGATGTGAATCTAAAGGTTATCTCTCTTTGTCAAGACATTGTGTATCTGGCATCTAAAGGTCGAAAGCAGACACCCAAGTCATTGTGTCTTGGTCTAACTGTTCGCCATTTAACAGGTTCATCAAATGTTCTGTCACTGCTGAATAGGTTAGGACATTGTGCTTCACGGGACACAGTTGTCAGTCTTGACACTAGCCTTGCTCAGCTACAACTTTTAGAGGGTAGAAACAAAATACCCAAGGGATTCGCACAGAAGGCACCCACAATACTGGTGtgggacaacattgattttggggAGGAGACACTGTCAGGTCATGGAACTACTCACCACACAAATGGCATTATGCTCCAAAGTTCTGTCACTGAAACTGTGTCGAGAACAGAGAGACAGCCACTACAGAAGGCAGTTAAATCATTCAAACCACCTCCTAGCTACCCCGTAGAACACTACCAACAGTCTAAAAGACACGGGCCACAGAACTTGAGTCACCATGGAAGTGTTCCATTGGATGCAGAAACATACAGGTTGAACACTGTATCTGCTGCCAAAACTGAACTGGCATATGTTTCAGTAAAGTACACAGATGCTGAAGCATGCACAGTGCCAAGCTGGACAGGTTTCCATACACTGCTCCAAAGTGGGGCCACTCTGCCAAAGTCAGCACTGTATTATCTTCCAGTCATTGAGGCTTCACCGACGGAGATGTCAACAGTTAACACGATTTTGAAGCGAAGTGTTGAAATTGCTGATCAGCTAGCACTGGACCATGTAGTGGTAGTTTTTGACCAGGCTATATATGCCAAAGCTCAGCAAATCCGCTGGAAGGACCAGGAATTGACAAAACGCCTTGTGATTAGACTTGGTGAGTTTCATACTTGCATGTCTTTCCTAGGGATTATAGGAAAAAGGTTTGGTGATGcaggactgcaagacatactcatTGAGTCTGAAGTTGTTGCCCCAGGTTCCATCAATGGTGTGATCAGTGGTCATCATTACAACCGCAGCATGAGGGCACAGAAACTTATGTATGAGAGCCTGCAACGTGCCAGATTCAGCACATTCTTAGACTCTTTGACACCAGCGGGGAGAGATGAGTGCATGGCTgtcatcagtgaaatcaaagacacaTTCCCAGACAGAACAGTGGATGTTTTGTGTGCAAACCAGAAATTTGACCAAATGTGTTCAAAGTATGCTCTCTTTGTGGAAAAGAGAACTGCCGAAAACCCAACGTTTGCTTTCTGGAGTTCTTACATTGACATGGTGCAAATACTCCTTCTGTTTGTGAGAGCTACACGAGAATCAGACTGGCAGCTTCACCTGTCAACAGTGCGCTTGATGATGGCATGGTTTTTTGCTTATGATCGTGTAAACTATGCTAGGTATTTGCCTACATACTGGATGGAAATGGTCAACTTGCCTATAACACACCCTTCTTGTCACAAAGACCTCAGTGTGAAAGGTCAGTGGACTGTTCAACGTCAAAGTGCCCATGGATTTGCCTCCATTGCTTGTGACCAGGCTATTGAGCAAACATGCAACAGAGATTCAAAGACAAAGGGTGGCTGGACAGGAATAACTCTAAATAGGGCTGCAGTGTCTCGCTGGATATTGTCACAACATGAACGAGCTGCCATAGCTAGACAATGTGAGTCAATGTCTGGAAAATCCCCAGAAACACGAAGGCGAAAAGATCTAGACCGCTCACGGATTCATGCCGATGAAGAAGCTGTGACCAGAATAAGTTCCACCATTGATTCCATGCTGAACCCATTTGACTTACACCAAGATGGCATTGTTTGTCTTAGCTCAGGGACAGTAGCATCTGAAGGGGTCAAGAAGGATTTGCTTGCAGCACCAGAAAGGGGGGAAGAAGCTGTCAAAGTCTTTATTGACCAAAGACTGTTAACAAAATCAGTCGACATTTTTGCCCCCATCAAGGCTCAAAAACTGAAGACCTTTAGTGACCAggcaaaaacaaagacaaaatctGCAGCAGCCAAAGATGTCATTCTGCGTGCAGACAAGAAACTTTTCTCCAGGCTACTCATTATTGGTCAAAGTAGAAAGGTAGACCTGAGGCAAATTCTGTCCTACTCCTTGGGAACGGTTTCATATCCCTTAGCCAGTACTGATGGGTCACTTGCTAAAACAGACAAATCTGCCTTGATGAATATATTGGAGAACAAAGACAAAGACTGCTTAGTTCAGCAAGTTCCGTCAGATGGAGCTATTCTCTTCGATGGCATGGCAGTCATTCAAGCCATGCATTCCAAACCAGCTACCTTTGGAGAGTTGGCTGACAACTTACTCCAGTACGTGGTCAAGATAGCTCTGCAGCACAAGTGTACAAGGATAGACTTTGTCATTGACCAGTATCCAGAAATCAGTATTAAAAACCTAGAGCGGTCACGGAGAGCTGAGGGTGGTACACAACAGGTGCAGATCTATGGACGGGATCAGAAGGCACCCACACAGTGGAAAAAGTTTCTATCTAATGGGACCAACAAAGCAGCACTGGCAGAATTCCTCTTTGTTGCATGGCGAGATGCTGATCTCACCATTTTGGGCAGGGACTTCAGCTTGTACATAGCACATGGAGAACTGTGTCACTGTGTTACTGTGAAAGAGGGTTCACAAACTGTCAGTGCTGTTCACGAACTGACATGTGACCATGAGGAATGTGACACTAGGGTGTTTTTACATGCACAGCATGCTGCACAAGAACATCAAACTGTTGTCATCAAAAGCCCTGACACTGATGTGGCAGTGATTGCTGTAAGTCTTCAAAGAGCTTTACAGTGTAGCTTGTATTTTTTCACGGGAGTAGGCAACAGAACGAGGATCATAGACGTGGCTAAGGTGGCAGCAGCTCTTGGCAACAGTGTTTGTTCTGCACTCATTGGCATCCATACCTTCACAGGTTGTGACTCGACCAGTGCCTTTCATGGCAAGGGCAAAAGGAAGACATTTTCTCTTGCTTGTCAGAAAGACGAATACCTGACTGCGTTCTCAAATCTGGGCAGCAGTTTTAACCTTGACCAGTCTACGTTCAAAACACTGAGCAAATATGTGTGCCACCTGTATGGACAGGCATCTGCCAAAGACGTGAACGATGCAAGATACAAAGCATTCTGTATGGCATCGTCAGCTTTGCCAGAACTGTCCATTCCCCCAACAAGTGATGCCCTCCACCAACACTGCAAAAGGGCAAACTACCAAGCAGCAGTAATGCGACATTCCCTGACTGGTATGATGTGTGCCCCTTCACCCATTGGCAATGGATGGTACATTGAGGATGGGGAGTTAACAGTAAGATGGATGACTAGAAATCCTGCCCCAGATAGTGTGCTGCAGGTAGTCCACTGTGGTTGCAAGACAAGCAAATGTGAAACAGAAAGATGTTCATGTATGTCTGCAAAAATGTCTTGTACTGATTTATGTCACTGCCAGAACTGTGGAAATGTTTCAAAGGAAACAGAAGAAAGAGGTGCATGGGATGATGAcacagatgaaagtgatattgatgagtaa
- the LOC133639590 gene encoding uncharacterized protein LOC133639590 isoform X1, with protein MATTTSESEEERKTSKVRKKVRKEENKRCYMHLSSVNNEDVQHFTRTRWDTYRNYLKQWLCLQDQNKHLAEIYKHCSDVDFDAIPDDAGFHATCYRRFTDKSALFYAEKRTARAVGEPSAAAGQSAGTSETPRKKLRSRSGLPVASAGPVLPAICIICQKVEKYTRVGGKRQRDQLTQAETVSAGQLLKAAEIKKDAAILLHINDKDCVAIEVRYHRTCYRQYTRFLSLSTATHTATRDEEIQPFADSYNLFCDQVIRQRIIIDKEVLRMNKLRKLFVDTVKKHEDLDASGYRRDKLKRRLVRDFPQLVFHCPPQRNVSEMVFVETLSLADRVPLPSGTSPSTTESTEVSQAESQAESDSEHTASTTAGQNTTENTRTLYSAGLILKRLLSDSPGMKCPWPPTAEDLNVSEAKSVVPVELYNFIAWIIGATEEPTLACYVDVPDDVNLKVISLCQDIVYLASKGRKQTPKSLCLGLTVRHLTGSSNVLSLLNRLGHCASRDTVVSLDTSLAQLQLLEGRNKIPKGFAQKAPTILVWDNIDFGEETLSGHGTTHHTNGIMLQSSVTETVSRTERQPLQKAVKSFKPPPSYPVEHYQQSKRHGPQNLSHHGSVPLDAETYRLNTVSAAKTELAYVSVKYTDAEACTVPSWTGFHTLLQSGATLPKSALYYLPVIEASPTEMSTVNTILKRSVEIADQLALDHVVVVFDQAIYAKAQQIRWKDQELTKRLVIRLGEFHTCMSFLGIIGKRFGDAGLQDILIESEVVAPGSINGVISGHHYNRSMRAQKLMYESLQRARFSTFLDSLTPAGRDECMAVISEIKDTFPDRTVDVLCANQKFDQMCSKYALFVEKRTAENPTFAFWSSYIDMVQILLLFVRATRESDWQLHLSTVRLMMAWFFAYDRVNYARYLPTYWMEMVNLPITHPSCHKDLSVKGQWTVQRQSAHGFASIACDQAIEQTCNRDSKTKGGWTGITLNRAAVSRWILSQHERAAIARQCESMSGKSPETRRRKDLDRSRIHADEEAVTRISSTIDSMLNPFDLHQDGIVCLSSGTVASEGVKKDLLAAPERGEEAVKVFIDQRLLTKSVDIFAPIKAQKLKTFSDQAKTKTKSAAAKDVILRADKKLFSRLLIIGQSRKVDLRQILSYSLGTVSYPLASTDGSLAKTDKSALMNILENKDKDCLVQQVPSDGAILFDGMAVIQAMHSKPATFGELADNLLQYVVKIALQHKCTRIDFVIDQYPEISIKNLERSRRAEGGTQQVQIYGRDQKAPTQWKKFLSNGTNKAALAEFLFVAWRDADLTILGRDFSLYIAHGELCHCVTVKEGSQTVSAVHELTCDHEECDTRVFLHAQHAAQEHQTVVIKSPDTDVAVIAVSLQRALQCSLYFFTGVGNRTRIIDVAKVAAALGNSVCSALIGIHTFTGCDSTSAFHGKGKRKTFSLACQKDEYLTAFSNLGSSFNLDQSTFKTLSKYVCHLYGQASAKDVNDARYKAFCMASSALPELSIPPTSDALHQHCKRANYQAAVMRHSLTGMMCAPSPIGNGWYIEDGELTVRWMTRNPAPDSVLQVVHCGCKTSKCETERCSCMSAKMSCTDLCHCQNCGNVSKETEERGAWDDDTDESDIDE; from the exons atggcgacgacaacatccgagagtgaagaggaacgaaagacctcaaaagttagaaaaaaagtgcgtaaagaggaaaataaaagatgctatatgcatctttcatctgtgaacaatgaggacgtccagcacttcactcggacacggtgggacacatacagaaactatttaaaacagtggctttgtctgcaagaccagaacaagcatctggcagaaatctataaacattgctcggatgtagattttgacgctattcctgacgacgctgggtttcacgcaacatgctaccgacgttttacagataaatctgcattgttttatgccgagaaaaggaccgcacgggcggtgggagaaccatctgcagccgcaggtcagtcagcaggcacgtctgaaactccccgaaagaaacttcgatctcgttcaggtttgcccgttgcttctgccggccccgtcctgccagccatctgtataatttgtcaaaaagtggaaaagtacactcgtgtgggaggaaaacgccagagggatcaactcacacaagcagaaaccgtgtcggcag gcCAGTTGCTGAAGGCAGCTGAGATTAAGAAAGATGCTGCCATTCTTCTGCACATCAACGACAAAGACTGTGTTGCTATAGAGGTCCGGTACCATAGGACCTGTTACAGACAGTACACCAGGTTCTTGTCACTGTCTACAGCAACGCACACTGCAACCAGAGATGAAGAAAT acaACCCTTTGCTGACAGCTACAACCTCTTCTGTGACCAAGTGATCCGTCAAAGGATTATAATTGACAAAGAGGTGCTGAGAATGAACAAGCTAAGGAAGTTGTTCGTGGACACCGTTAAGAAGCACGAAGATCTTGATGCTTCAGGCTACAG GAGGGATAAACTGAAAAGAAGGTTGGTCCGTGATTTCCCCCAGCTGGTTTTCCACTGCCCTCCCCAGCGCAACGTCTCTGAAATGGTTTTTGTTGAGACATTATCGTTAGCAGACAGGGTACCTCTGCCATCAGGCACATCACCATCAACTACCGAGTCAACTGAGGTGAGCCAAGCTGAAAGCCAAGCTGAAAGTGACAGTGAACACACGGCTAGTACAACAGCTGGTCAGAATACCACGGAGAACACAAGGACACTTTACAGTGCAGGGCTGATATTGAAGCGCCTTCTAAGTGACTCTCCCGGTATGAAATGCCCGTGGCCTCCCACAGCAGAGGATTTAAATGTATCTGAAGCTAAATCTGTTGTGCCTGTTGAACTGTACAACTTCATTGCCTGGATTATAGGTGCAACAGAAGAGCCAACACTAGCCTGTTATGTTGATGTTCCTGATGATGTGAATCTAAAGGTTATCTCTCTTTGTCAAGACATTGTGTATCTGGCATCTAAAGGTCGAAAGCAGACACCCAAGTCATTGTGTCTTGGTCTAACTGTTCGCCATTTAACAGGTTCATCAAATGTTCTGTCACTGCTGAATAGGTTAGGACATTGTGCTTCACGGGACACAGTTGTCAGTCTTGACACTAGCCTTGCTCAGCTACAACTTTTAGAGGGTAGAAACAAAATACCCAAGGGATTCGCACAGAAGGCACCCACAATACTGGTGtgggacaacattgattttggggAGGAGACACTGTCAGGTCATGGAACTACTCACCACACAAATGGCATTATGCTCCAAAGTTCTGTCACTGAAACTGTGTCGAGAACAGAGAGACAGCCACTACAGAAGGCAGTTAAATCATTCAAACCACCTCCTAGCTACCCCGTAGAACACTACCAACAGTCTAAAAGACACGGGCCACAGAACTTGAGTCACCATGGAAGTGTTCCATTGGATGCAGAAACATACAGGTTGAACACTGTATCTGCTGCCAAAACTGAACTGGCATATGTTTCAGTAAAGTACACAGATGCTGAAGCATGCACAGTGCCAAGCTGGACAGGTTTCCATACACTGCTCCAAAGTGGGGCCACTCTGCCAAAGTCAGCACTGTATTATCTTCCAGTCATTGAGGCTTCACCGACGGAGATGTCAACAGTTAACACGATTTTGAAGCGAAGTGTTGAAATTGCTGATCAGCTAGCACTGGACCATGTAGTGGTAGTTTTTGACCAGGCTATATATGCCAAAGCTCAGCAAATCCGCTGGAAGGACCAGGAATTGACAAAACGCCTTGTGATTAGACTTGGTGAGTTTCATACTTGCATGTCTTTCCTAGGGATTATAGGAAAAAGGTTTGGTGATGcaggactgcaagacatactcatTGAGTCTGAAGTTGTTGCCCCAGGTTCCATCAATGGTGTGATCAGTGGTCATCATTACAACCGCAGCATGAGGGCACAGAAACTTATGTATGAGAGCCTGCAACGTGCCAGATTCAGCACATTCTTAGACTCTTTGACACCAGCGGGGAGAGATGAGTGCATGGCTgtcatcagtgaaatcaaagacacaTTCCCAGACAGAACAGTGGATGTTTTGTGTGCAAACCAGAAATTTGACCAAATGTGTTCAAAGTATGCTCTCTTTGTGGAAAAGAGAACTGCCGAAAACCCAACGTTTGCTTTCTGGAGTTCTTACATTGACATGGTGCAAATACTCCTTCTGTTTGTGAGAGCTACACGAGAATCAGACTGGCAGCTTCACCTGTCAACAGTGCGCTTGATGATGGCATGGTTTTTTGCTTATGATCGTGTAAACTATGCTAGGTATTTGCCTACATACTGGATGGAAATGGTCAACTTGCCTATAACACACCCTTCTTGTCACAAAGACCTCAGTGTGAAAGGTCAGTGGACTGTTCAACGTCAAAGTGCCCATGGATTTGCCTCCATTGCTTGTGACCAGGCTATTGAGCAAACATGCAACAGAGATTCAAAGACAAAGGGTGGCTGGACAGGAATAACTCTAAATAGGGCTGCAGTGTCTCGCTGGATATTGTCACAACATGAACGAGCTGCCATAGCTAGACAATGTGAGTCAATGTCTGGAAAATCCCCAGAAACACGAAGGCGAAAAGATCTAGACCGCTCACGGATTCATGCCGATGAAGAAGCTGTGACCAGAATAAGTTCCACCATTGATTCCATGCTGAACCCATTTGACTTACACCAAGATGGCATTGTTTGTCTTAGCTCAGGGACAGTAGCATCTGAAGGGGTCAAGAAGGATTTGCTTGCAGCACCAGAAAGGGGGGAAGAAGCTGTCAAAGTCTTTATTGACCAAAGACTGTTAACAAAATCAGTCGACATTTTTGCCCCCATCAAGGCTCAAAAACTGAAGACCTTTAGTGACCAggcaaaaacaaagacaaaatctGCAGCAGCCAAAGATGTCATTCTGCGTGCAGACAAGAAACTTTTCTCCAGGCTACTCATTATTGGTCAAAGTAGAAAGGTAGACCTGAGGCAAATTCTGTCCTACTCCTTGGGAACGGTTTCATATCCCTTAGCCAGTACTGATGGGTCACTTGCTAAAACAGACAAATCTGCCTTGATGAATATATTGGAGAACAAAGACAAAGACTGCTTAGTTCAGCAAGTTCCGTCAGATGGAGCTATTCTCTTCGATGGCATGGCAGTCATTCAAGCCATGCATTCCAAACCAGCTACCTTTGGAGAGTTGGCTGACAACTTACTCCAGTACGTGGTCAAGATAGCTCTGCAGCACAAGTGTACAAGGATAGACTTTGTCATTGACCAGTATCCAGAAATCAGTATTAAAAACCTAGAGCGGTCACGGAGAGCTGAGGGTGGTACACAACAGGTGCAGATCTATGGACGGGATCAGAAGGCACCCACACAGTGGAAAAAGTTTCTATCTAATGGGACCAACAAAGCAGCACTGGCAGAATTCCTCTTTGTTGCATGGCGAGATGCTGATCTCACCATTTTGGGCAGGGACTTCAGCTTGTACATAGCACATGGAGAACTGTGTCACTGTGTTACTGTGAAAGAGGGTTCACAAACTGTCAGTGCTGTTCACGAACTGACATGTGACCATGAGGAATGTGACACTAGGGTGTTTTTACATGCACAGCATGCTGCACAAGAACATCAAACTGTTGTCATCAAAAGCCCTGACACTGATGTGGCAGTGATTGCTGTAAGTCTTCAAAGAGCTTTACAGTGTAGCTTGTATTTTTTCACGGGAGTAGGCAACAGAACGAGGATCATAGACGTGGCTAAGGTGGCAGCAGCTCTTGGCAACAGTGTTTGTTCTGCACTCATTGGCATCCATACCTTCACAGGTTGTGACTCGACCAGTGCCTTTCATGGCAAGGGCAAAAGGAAGACATTTTCTCTTGCTTGTCAGAAAGACGAATACCTGACTGCGTTCTCAAATCTGGGCAGCAGTTTTAACCTTGACCAGTCTACGTTCAAAACACTGAGCAAATATGTGTGCCACCTGTATGGACAGGCATCTGCCAAAGACGTGAACGATGCAAGATACAAAGCATTCTGTATGGCATCGTCAGCTTTGCCAGAACTGTCCATTCCCCCAACAAGTGATGCCCTCCACCAACACTGCAAAAGGGCAAACTACCAAGCAGCAGTAATGCGACATTCCCTGACTGGTATGATGTGTGCCCCTTCACCCATTGGCAATGGATGGTACATTGAGGATGGGGAGTTAACAGTAAGATGGATGACTAGAAATCCTGCCCCAGATAGTGTGCTGCAGGTAGTCCACTGTGGTTGCAAGACAAGCAAATGTGAAACAGAAAGATGTTCATGTATGTCTGCAAAAATGTCTTGTACTGATTTATGTCACTGCCAGAACTGTGGAAATGTTTCAAAGGAAACAGAAGAAAGAGGTGCATGGGATGATGAcacagatgaaagtgatattgatgagtaa